In Micromonospora sp. WMMA1363, a genomic segment contains:
- a CDS encoding glycosyl hydrolase has protein sequence MTIDHSPSTRRVRLGANYVPSDGWFYSWLDYSADAVRRDFEDLAGIGLDHVRVFPIWPWIQPNRALLRQRPIDDLLSLIDVAAEFDLDVAVDLLQGHLSSFDFLPSWVLTWHQSSVFTDRTARDGISHYVRRVSAEIATRPNVFAITLGNEVNNLWPANTSTPAASRHWATELLEVVRAAAPTVLCLHSVYDDAWYAPDHPFQPADAVDLGDLTTVHSWVFNGTSRIDGPLGPASTSHADYLVELAAASAPDPHRPVWLQEVGAPRPDVPPEHAAEFVARTLDTVAPNPALWGVTWWSSHDIDRRLADFPDREYDLGLFTVDHRPKPAALALAQFARGAAAETAPARPAVVCPIEPRREPARRAEIAPGSEFHTEWVRVRQTGPTAIVTPDRAADGDYLAARDIGPVPPTDAAQPATVHA, from the coding sequence TTGACCATCGACCACTCGCCGAGCACCCGAAGGGTTCGCCTCGGCGCCAACTACGTGCCGTCCGACGGCTGGTTCTACAGTTGGCTCGACTATTCGGCCGACGCGGTACGCCGTGACTTCGAAGACCTGGCCGGCATCGGCCTGGACCACGTACGGGTCTTCCCGATCTGGCCGTGGATCCAGCCCAACCGGGCGTTGCTGCGCCAGCGACCGATCGACGACCTGCTCTCGTTGATCGACGTGGCGGCGGAGTTCGACCTCGACGTCGCGGTCGACCTGCTCCAGGGTCACCTGTCCAGCTTCGACTTCCTGCCGTCCTGGGTGCTCACCTGGCACCAGAGCAGCGTGTTCACCGACCGGACGGCGCGCGACGGCATCAGCCACTACGTCCGACGGGTCAGTGCCGAGATCGCGACACGTCCCAACGTCTTCGCCATCACCCTCGGCAACGAGGTCAACAACCTCTGGCCCGCCAACACCTCGACACCCGCCGCCTCCCGGCACTGGGCCACGGAGCTGCTCGAGGTGGTCCGGGCCGCAGCGCCCACCGTGCTGTGCCTGCACTCCGTGTACGACGACGCCTGGTACGCCCCCGACCACCCCTTCCAGCCCGCCGACGCGGTCGACCTCGGCGACCTGACCACCGTGCACTCCTGGGTGTTCAACGGCACGTCCCGCATCGACGGGCCACTCGGGCCGGCCAGCACCTCCCACGCCGACTACCTGGTCGAACTCGCCGCCGCGAGCGCACCCGACCCGCACCGCCCGGTGTGGCTACAGGAGGTCGGTGCGCCCCGACCGGACGTGCCACCCGAGCACGCCGCCGAGTTCGTCGCGCGCACCCTGGACACGGTCGCGCCGAACCCGGCACTGTGGGGTGTCACCTGGTGGTCGTCGCACGACATCGATCGCCGTCTCGCCGACTTTCCCGACCGGGAATACGATCTGGGCCTGTTCACCGTCGACCACCGGCCGAAGCCGGCCGCACTCGCCTTGGCCCAGTTCGCCCGCGGCGCCGCGGCCGAGACGGCCCCGGCTCGACCGGCGGTGGTGTGCCCGATCGAACCCCGCCGGGAGCCCGCGCGGCGCGCCGAGATCGCTCCAGGTAGCGAGTTCCACACGGAGTGGGTGAGGGTCCGTCAGACCGGTCCCACCGCGATCGTCACCCCGGACAGAGCCGCGGACGGCGACTACCTCGCCGCCCGCGACATCGGCCCCGTGCCCCCGACGGACGCCGCCCAGCCGGCGACAGTCCACGCCTGA
- a CDS encoding ROK family transcriptional regulator, with translation MTPKIPPHTLWRPGVSATVRRVAETLRAHGPRTRAELVSLSGLSRASVSTALAELSAADLVTERTGPSDRSAGRTLGGRPASVVRLTRAAGIAAGVDIGRRHVRVALADLDHDVLAERQTHTDFDADDRPHEVLELAAGLLTDALSDITADRDEVVGVGLGVPAPITHDQRIGARPMLPGWADLRPSDAFGDLIRLPVRAENDANLAALGEYVWGAGRGCTNLVHVKLGTGVGAGIVLDGRLYRGAAGTAGELGHVTLDARGPVCRCGNRGCLELAVGGRALLAHARQANAGLADLAALIAAARAGDPGCRRLITDAGGQLGYALGNLVNLINPQRVVLGDELGSATDLLREPLQRGLAETAIASAAEAVEVVRSELASRAGALGGVALALGANPRG, from the coding sequence ATGACGCCAAAGATTCCTCCGCACACGCTGTGGCGTCCCGGTGTGTCCGCGACCGTTCGTCGCGTGGCCGAGACACTCCGGGCCCACGGTCCCCGGACCCGCGCCGAACTGGTCTCGCTCAGTGGGCTGTCCCGCGCCTCGGTCTCCACCGCGTTGGCCGAGCTCAGCGCAGCCGACCTCGTCACGGAGCGCACCGGCCCCTCGGACCGGTCGGCCGGGCGCACGCTCGGCGGACGACCGGCGTCGGTCGTGCGGCTCACCCGCGCCGCCGGCATCGCCGCCGGGGTGGACATCGGTCGCCGACACGTGCGGGTGGCCCTCGCCGACCTTGACCACGACGTGCTCGCCGAACGGCAGACCCACACCGACTTCGATGCCGACGACCGGCCCCACGAGGTGCTCGAACTCGCCGCCGGCCTGCTCACCGACGCGCTGTCCGACATCACCGCTGACCGGGACGAAGTCGTCGGTGTGGGGCTGGGCGTGCCCGCGCCGATCACGCACGACCAGCGCATCGGCGCCCGTCCGATGCTGCCCGGCTGGGCCGACCTGCGCCCGAGCGACGCGTTCGGCGACCTGATCCGACTGCCCGTCCGGGCGGAGAACGACGCCAATCTGGCCGCGCTCGGCGAGTACGTGTGGGGGGCCGGCCGGGGCTGCACCAACCTGGTCCACGTCAAGCTCGGCACCGGGGTGGGCGCCGGGATCGTGCTCGACGGCCGGCTGTACCGGGGCGCCGCCGGCACGGCAGGGGAACTGGGCCATGTCACGCTCGACGCCCGGGGCCCGGTGTGCCGCTGCGGCAACCGTGGCTGCCTCGAACTCGCCGTCGGTGGCCGGGCACTACTCGCCCACGCCCGACAGGCCAACGCCGGGCTGGCCGACCTCGCCGCCCTCATCGCCGCCGCCCGCGCCGGCGACCCGGGCTGCCGCCGCCTCATCACCGATGCCGGGGGCCAGCTCGGCTACGCGCTGGGCAACCTCGTCAACCTCATCAATCCACAGCGGGTCGTTCTCGGCGACGAGCTCGGCAGCGCGACCGACCTGCTGCGCGAGCCGTTGCAGCGGGGCCTCGCCGAGACCGCGATCGCGTCCGCCGCCGAGGCGGTCGAGGTGGTGCGGAGTGAGTTGGCGTCCCGGGCGGGGGCGCTCGGCGGCGTCGCGCTCGCACTCGGCGCCAACCCGCGCGGATGA
- a CDS encoding carbohydrate ABC transporter permease, giving the protein MTASTVTPTTDARVSAGRPGRTSRGGINRRSPAGRAVTYALLFVFLIVVLMPAYVLVITSLKSGREIGVNGQWNLPTDWTFASWEKAWSALRPSFIRTFELAVPVAVISSVLGAANGFVLSRWRFPGADVVFTLILFGMFIPYQAVMIPLRQVVQEMGLPPGIPTLVFVHCVYGIPICTLIFRNYYATTVPAELMEASRVDGAGMLRTFVSVILPLSAPGFVVTVIWQFTSAWNDYLFAIFMSNTRNGPVTIALNALAGAQSPDYAAAMAGALIASLPTLLVYVLLGRWFIGGLMAGSVKS; this is encoded by the coding sequence ATGACCGCCAGCACCGTCACGCCCACGACCGACGCACGGGTGAGTGCCGGCCGGCCGGGCCGCACGTCGCGCGGCGGGATCAACCGGCGCTCGCCCGCGGGCCGGGCCGTCACGTACGCGCTGCTGTTCGTCTTCCTGATCGTGGTGCTCATGCCGGCCTACGTCCTCGTGATCACCAGCCTCAAGTCCGGGCGGGAGATCGGCGTCAACGGTCAGTGGAACCTGCCGACGGACTGGACGTTCGCCTCCTGGGAGAAGGCCTGGTCGGCGCTACGGCCGTCGTTCATCCGCACCTTCGAGCTGGCCGTTCCGGTGGCGGTGATCTCCTCGGTCCTCGGCGCCGCCAACGGGTTCGTCCTGTCGCGGTGGCGCTTCCCGGGCGCCGACGTGGTGTTCACGCTGATCCTGTTCGGCATGTTCATCCCGTACCAGGCGGTCATGATCCCGCTGCGGCAGGTCGTGCAGGAGATGGGGCTGCCACCGGGCATCCCGACGCTGGTCTTCGTGCACTGCGTCTACGGCATCCCGATCTGCACCCTGATCTTTCGCAACTACTACGCGACGACGGTGCCGGCCGAGCTCATGGAGGCGAGCCGGGTCGACGGCGCGGGGATGCTGCGGACGTTCGTCTCGGTGATCCTGCCGCTCTCCGCGCCGGGCTTCGTGGTGACTGTCATCTGGCAGTTCACCTCGGCCTGGAACGACTACCTTTTCGCGATCTTCATGTCGAACACCCGCAACGGACCGGTCACTATCGCACTCAACGCCCTCGCCGGGGCGCAGTCACCCGACTACGCCGCAGCCATGGCGGGTGCCCTGATCGCGTCACTGCCGACCCTGCTGGTGTACGTCCTGCTCGGCCGTTGGTTCATCGGCGGGCTCATGGCCGGCTCGGTCAAGAGCTGA
- a CDS encoding helicase-associated domain-containing protein, producing the protein MTVSTVRLLLAVAEGAGLAELGNRVIPTAGYDRWLKLGLNHRLAVILKAWRELGYLPSSQTGPWVPDHDDARSTHARLLALRALGNRAATDPEQAAHWLWWRQPLAFGGATVAHGLLEEATTLGALGAGATSPAGQALLAGGDIVKAIGDLGEVARTARLQADLTAVVVGTPSPELAELLAATAVVESRGVATTWRFNPAAVRGAYDAGWTEHRLTRALTKIAEGGLQQPLVYLLSDVARQHGSIRVAPVASTLVSDDTALLAQICADKRLDKLELRLLAPTVLASQATTADTMAALRKAGFAPRQQAADGRDVVERVRRHRA; encoded by the coding sequence GTGACGGTTTCGACCGTGCGGCTGCTGCTGGCGGTCGCCGAAGGGGCCGGGCTGGCCGAACTCGGCAACCGTGTCATCCCGACGGCCGGGTATGACCGCTGGCTCAAGCTCGGTCTCAACCATCGGCTGGCGGTGATCTTGAAGGCGTGGCGCGAACTGGGCTATCTGCCGTCGTCGCAGACCGGGCCGTGGGTGCCGGACCACGACGACGCCCGGTCGACACACGCCCGGCTGCTCGCGCTGCGGGCGTTGGGCAACCGGGCGGCGACGGACCCCGAGCAGGCGGCGCACTGGCTGTGGTGGCGGCAGCCGCTGGCCTTTGGCGGTGCCACCGTGGCGCACGGTCTGCTGGAGGAGGCCACGACTTTGGGAGCTCTCGGCGCGGGCGCGACCAGCCCAGCCGGACAGGCGCTGCTGGCCGGCGGGGACATCGTCAAGGCCATCGGTGACCTGGGTGAGGTCGCCCGCACCGCCCGGCTGCAGGCGGACCTGACCGCGGTCGTGGTCGGAACGCCGAGCCCGGAGCTGGCAGAGCTACTCGCTGCGACCGCCGTCGTGGAGTCCCGCGGCGTGGCGACGACCTGGCGCTTCAACCCCGCAGCGGTACGTGGCGCGTACGACGCAGGCTGGACCGAGCACCGCCTGACAAGGGCCCTGACGAAGATCGCCGAAGGGGGACTGCAGCAACCGCTGGTCTACCTGCTGTCCGACGTCGCCCGCCAGCACGGTTCGATCCGGGTCGCGCCCGTGGCCAGCACTCTGGTCAGCGACGACACCGCGTTGTTGGCGCAGATCTGCGCCGACAAGCGACTGGACAAGCTCGAGCTGCGTCTACTCGCCCCGACCGTGCTGGCCAGCCAGGCCACCACGGCTGACACGATGGCTGCCCTGCGCAAGGCCGGCTTCGCCCCACGCCAGCAGGCCGCCGACGGCCGCGACGTTGTCGAGCGCGTCCGCCGCCACCGCGCCTGA
- a CDS encoding DedA family protein, whose amino-acid sequence MDTVFAALTGLPPALVLALVFLLPALESSTLLGLVIPGETAILIGGLLAHTGSLPLWVVVVAGTVGACLGDQIGYALGRRYGPKALRHVPSLVRRHADIERARRLIARRGTWAVVAGRWVAVLRVLVPMVAGAGGMPWPPFLRANLAGGLPWAAAVALLGYLGAASYRYLERQLGIGELVLLAVIAAGVAVKAWRRRQVRLGHADQ is encoded by the coding sequence GTGGACACGGTGTTCGCGGCACTGACCGGGCTGCCGCCGGCCCTTGTCCTGGCCTTGGTGTTCCTGCTGCCGGCCCTCGAGTCCTCGACCCTGCTCGGTCTGGTCATACCGGGTGAGACGGCAATTCTGATCGGCGGCCTCCTGGCACACACCGGCTCGCTGCCGCTCTGGGTGGTGGTCGTCGCCGGCACGGTCGGGGCCTGCCTCGGCGACCAGATCGGCTACGCGCTGGGCCGCCGGTACGGCCCGAAGGCGCTGCGCCACGTCCCGAGTCTGGTGCGGCGGCACGCCGACATCGAGCGGGCCCGACGCCTGATCGCTCGACGGGGGACGTGGGCGGTGGTGGCGGGCCGATGGGTGGCGGTCCTACGCGTCCTGGTTCCGATGGTTGCCGGCGCCGGCGGGATGCCATGGCCACCGTTCCTGCGAGCGAACCTGGCCGGCGGGCTGCCGTGGGCGGCAGCAGTGGCACTACTCGGCTACCTCGGCGCTGCCTCTTACCGCTACCTCGAACGGCAGCTGGGGATCGGTGAGTTGGTTCTGCTGGCAGTGATCGCCGCTGGCGTAGCCGTGAAGGCGTGGCGGCGCCGTCAGGTCCGGCTCGGCCACGCCGACCAGTGA
- a CDS encoding LacI family DNA-binding transcriptional regulator produces the protein MQRPTIADIAKRAGVSKGAVSFALNGRPGVSAATRARILQVAEEINWRPHSAARALGGARADAVGLVIARPARTLGVEPFFARLLSGLQAELSSQSIALHLMIVEDSQAEIDTYRRWVSERRVDGLVLIDLKTHDPRIAVVEQLGIPAVVVGGPGRHGRVPCVWADDRAAMLAAVEYLAALGHARIAHVAGLPEFQHTQRRARALRDAAARMTLPRARSLHTDFSDAEGAAATRKLLSGADRPTAIIYDSDLMAVAGLGVALEMGVAVPDDLSIISFDDSVLTQLTHPSLTTLSRDTYLFGVQAAQALVAVLADPAAARNHKTETPRLTVRESTSRAPAGACG, from the coding sequence ATGCAGCGACCGACCATCGCCGACATCGCCAAGCGGGCGGGGGTGTCCAAGGGCGCCGTCTCGTTCGCTCTCAACGGCCGGCCGGGCGTCAGCGCGGCCACCCGGGCGCGCATCCTCCAGGTCGCCGAGGAGATCAACTGGCGTCCACACAGCGCGGCCCGGGCCCTCGGCGGCGCCCGAGCGGACGCCGTCGGCCTGGTGATCGCGCGCCCCGCACGCACCCTCGGGGTGGAGCCCTTCTTCGCCCGTCTGCTCTCCGGGCTGCAGGCCGAGCTGTCCAGCCAGTCGATCGCGCTGCACCTGATGATCGTCGAAGACAGCCAGGCGGAGATCGACACCTACCGGCGTTGGGTGTCCGAACGCCGGGTCGACGGCCTCGTGCTGATCGACCTGAAGACACACGACCCGCGCATCGCCGTGGTGGAGCAGCTCGGGATTCCGGCGGTGGTGGTCGGTGGACCGGGCAGGCACGGCCGGGTGCCCTGCGTGTGGGCCGACGACCGGGCGGCGATGCTCGCCGCGGTGGAGTACCTCGCCGCCCTCGGGCATGCCCGGATCGCACACGTGGCGGGGTTGCCGGAGTTCCAGCACACCCAGCGGCGGGCCCGGGCGTTACGGGACGCCGCCGCCCGGATGACACTCCCCCGCGCCAGGTCGCTGCACACCGATTTCAGCGACGCCGAAGGCGCGGCGGCCACCCGCAAGCTGCTCTCCGGGGCCGACCGACCGACGGCGATCATCTACGACAGCGACCTGATGGCGGTGGCCGGGCTCGGCGTCGCGCTGGAGATGGGGGTCGCCGTTCCGGACGACTTGTCGATCATCTCGTTCGACGATTCGGTGTTGACCCAGCTCACCCACCCCTCGCTCACCACGCTGTCCCGCGACACCTACCTGTTCGGGGTGCAGGCGGCGCAGGCCCTGGTGGCGGTGTTGGCCGATCCCGCGGCGGCGAGGAACCACAAGACCGAGACACCCCGGCTGACGGTGCGGGAGAGCACGTCTCGAGCACCCGCCGGCGCGTGCGGGTGA
- a CDS encoding extracellular solute-binding protein — MRFSTRMATAAGLALALLAGGCGADDGSGSDSPQVEVFTWWADGGEKAGLDGLVAQFTTDCSQYEFINGAVAGGAGANAKQVLASRLQQNEPPDTFQAHAGAELSDYIRAGQIEDLSAQYEEWGLTEAFPKGLVESLTVDGKIYSVPANIHRANVLWGNKTVLANAGITAPATTLPEFFTQLDTLKAKGVATPLALGKDWTQQMLFEAVLISKLGPERFSGLWTGQTDWAGADLTDAINDYKKLLSYSNTDRDTFDWTDAEKLLMDGRAAYQLMGDWAAADLDAKGFTDYNYSVFPGNGDAYQWLADSFVLPKDSKNPEGAKCWLKTLGSTAGQKAFNTKKGSIPARTDAVAADYPAYQQSAIEDWAKGTPVPSCPHGSACSQGWQGAVASAQGKFSSDGDVAALQNALVAAAEQYAGK; from the coding sequence ATGCGCTTCAGCACTCGCATGGCCACCGCCGCCGGCCTCGCGCTTGCCCTTCTGGCAGGTGGCTGCGGCGCGGACGACGGCAGCGGCAGCGACAGCCCGCAGGTGGAGGTCTTCACCTGGTGGGCTGATGGCGGCGAGAAGGCCGGCCTCGACGGTCTGGTCGCCCAGTTCACGACCGACTGCTCGCAGTACGAGTTCATCAACGGTGCGGTCGCGGGCGGTGCCGGCGCCAACGCCAAGCAGGTGCTCGCCTCCCGTTTGCAGCAGAACGAACCGCCGGACACCTTCCAGGCGCACGCCGGCGCGGAGCTGTCCGACTACATCAGGGCCGGCCAGATCGAGGACCTCAGCGCACAGTACGAGGAGTGGGGTCTGACCGAGGCGTTCCCGAAGGGCCTCGTGGAGAGCCTGACCGTCGACGGCAAGATCTACTCGGTGCCGGCCAACATCCACCGGGCCAACGTTCTGTGGGGAAACAAGACCGTCCTGGCCAACGCGGGCATCACCGCACCAGCCACCACGCTGCCGGAGTTCTTCACGCAGCTGGACACGCTCAAGGCCAAGGGCGTCGCCACGCCACTCGCGCTGGGCAAGGACTGGACCCAGCAGATGCTCTTCGAGGCGGTGCTCATCTCGAAGCTCGGTCCGGAGAGGTTCAGCGGGCTCTGGACCGGTCAGACCGACTGGGCCGGCGCGGACCTCACCGACGCGATCAACGACTACAAGAAGCTGCTGTCCTACAGCAACACCGACCGCGACACCTTCGACTGGACCGACGCCGAGAAGCTACTCATGGACGGTAGGGCCGCGTACCAGCTGATGGGTGACTGGGCGGCCGCGGACCTCGACGCCAAGGGCTTCACGGACTACAACTACTCGGTCTTCCCCGGCAACGGCGACGCCTACCAGTGGCTCGCCGACTCGTTCGTCCTGCCGAAGGACTCCAAGAACCCCGAGGGCGCCAAGTGCTGGCTGAAGACCCTCGGCAGTACGGCCGGGCAGAAGGCGTTCAACACGAAGAAGGGCTCGATTCCGGCCCGTACCGACGCGGTGGCCGCGGACTACCCGGCCTATCAGCAGAGCGCGATCGAGGACTGGGCCAAGGGAACGCCGGTTCCGTCCTGCCCACACGGCTCGGCCTGCTCCCAGGGCTGGCAGGGTGCGGTCGCCTCCGCGCAGGGCAAGTTCTCCAGCGACGGTGACGTCGCCGCCCTGCAGAACGCGCTCGTCGCCGCCGCCGAGCAGTACGCGGGCAAGTAG
- a CDS encoding sugar ABC transporter permease produces MQRWAPGLLLLSPSLILLGIFVYGLIGWTVKLSLSDEHDALGSKGFVGLRNFTDLFTEDINGRFVHSLRNLLIFTVVFMVGALLMGLLWAFLLERGVRGEGFFRAAYLFPMAVSFVASGVVWRWLLNSGTGDQAGGLNRIFHDLGLTFLENPWWTDPNWGMAAMALPAIWQLSGYVMALFLAGFRGIPAELREAAAVDGASSYQLYRHVVFPQLTPTALSATIILGHMSMKMFDLIMSVSGAQWITEVPAVYVWQTLLTSDYAKAAAISVILLLLVAVVIVPYLVYNNRVERRS; encoded by the coding sequence ATGCAACGCTGGGCGCCAGGGCTGCTGCTGCTCTCACCCTCGCTGATCCTGCTGGGCATCTTCGTCTACGGCCTGATCGGCTGGACCGTCAAGCTGTCCCTGAGCGACGAGCACGACGCCCTGGGCAGCAAGGGCTTCGTCGGCCTGCGGAACTTCACCGACCTGTTCACCGAGGACATCAACGGCCGGTTCGTGCACTCGTTGCGGAACCTGCTGATCTTTACCGTCGTGTTCATGGTCGGGGCGCTGCTCATGGGCCTGCTGTGGGCGTTCCTGTTGGAGCGGGGCGTGCGCGGCGAGGGCTTCTTCCGCGCGGCCTACCTGTTCCCCATGGCGGTGTCGTTCGTCGCCTCCGGCGTGGTGTGGCGGTGGCTACTGAACTCCGGCACCGGTGACCAGGCCGGCGGCCTCAACCGGATCTTCCACGATCTCGGTCTCACGTTCCTGGAGAATCCGTGGTGGACCGACCCGAACTGGGGGATGGCCGCCATGGCCCTGCCGGCGATCTGGCAGCTCTCCGGGTATGTGATGGCGCTGTTCCTGGCCGGCTTCCGGGGCATCCCGGCTGAGCTGCGTGAGGCCGCAGCGGTGGACGGCGCTTCCAGTTACCAGCTGTACCGGCATGTTGTCTTCCCGCAGCTGACGCCGACCGCGCTCTCCGCGACGATCATTCTGGGTCACATGTCGATGAAGATGTTCGACCTGATCATGTCGGTCTCCGGCGCGCAGTGGATCACCGAGGTGCCCGCCGTGTACGTCTGGCAGACGCTCCTCACCAGCGACTACGCCAAGGCCGCCGCGATCTCGGTCATCCTGTTGCTGCTCGTGGCCGTGGTGATCGTGCCCTACCTCGTCTACAACAACCGGGTGGAGCGTCGTTCATGA
- a CDS encoding DMT family transporter, with amino-acid sequence MLELPAVADVIDDDAAGRDRRPRAGRAMIPFALAAAFCFALSSVLHQRAAKHQPQYGVADPRLLLRLFKSRTWLSGWVPDTAGAIFQVLALRIGTLAVVQPVMASGLFMAVLIEAAVVRRRVAPRDLIAVAIGIAGLTAFLLIADIRPGVSSPRPAAWTVPAICAAVVISACVLAAHRLSGAARGALLGTAGGIAYSLAAALVKDLTGGRHGTLLATVVSWPAAALVVVVAIGLLLNQTAFQNGRLAAPLTALTLMDPVTSTILGITVFGESLTVTPVRIIGLVLAAATVAAAVWLAATSSAASR; translated from the coding sequence ATGCTCGAACTGCCGGCCGTCGCGGACGTCATCGATGACGACGCCGCGGGACGAGACCGCCGACCACGTGCTGGCCGCGCAATGATCCCTTTCGCGCTGGCCGCAGCGTTCTGCTTTGCGCTGTCCTCCGTGCTGCACCAGCGCGCCGCGAAGCACCAACCGCAGTACGGCGTCGCTGATCCGCGTCTGCTCCTGAGGCTGTTCAAGAGCCGCACGTGGTTGTCTGGCTGGGTGCCGGACACGGCCGGTGCGATTTTCCAGGTCCTCGCGCTGCGAATCGGAACGCTCGCGGTCGTCCAGCCCGTCATGGCCAGCGGCCTGTTCATGGCGGTGCTGATCGAAGCGGCCGTTGTCCGCAGACGCGTCGCGCCTCGGGACCTCATCGCTGTCGCGATAGGTATTGCCGGTTTGACCGCGTTCCTCCTCATTGCGGACATTCGCCCTGGCGTGTCCAGTCCTCGCCCCGCCGCCTGGACCGTCCCCGCCATCTGCGCGGCGGTGGTCATCTCGGCCTGCGTCCTGGCCGCCCACCGCCTCAGCGGCGCCGCGCGAGGCGCGCTGCTGGGCACCGCCGGCGGCATCGCCTACAGCCTCGCGGCGGCCCTGGTCAAGGATCTCACCGGGGGCCGCCACGGCACCCTCCTGGCCACCGTGGTCAGCTGGCCAGCCGCCGCGCTGGTGGTGGTCGTTGCCATCGGGCTGCTGCTGAACCAGACCGCGTTCCAGAACGGCCGCCTCGCCGCTCCGCTGACCGCTCTCACCCTCATGGACCCCGTGACCAGCACCATCCTCGGCATCACCGTCTTCGGGGAATCCCTCACGGTCACCCCCGTACGGATCATCGGACTCGTGCTGGCCGCCGCGACAGTCGCCGCCGCCGTGTGGCTCGCCGCCACGAGCTCCGCAGCCAGCCGATAG
- a CDS encoding SAP domain-containing protein, producing MNPYQQLTDLDLPTLQVLEAALALGGVVTETDVSTLVGADAAPYLRRASDAGLAARLRSRYEVNDVMCEVFARPLGVGPPAGQLAAVLSVDDLKVVSGNLGLPTKGRKADLLRAVTEFFLDRDNVHGLVKRMPAATRALLAEVERDGGRIRHHGGGVAHRSRYPSRYRRVHPLDWAEERGVVYRVTWEDHQLAGQVALALRGADYRAPFQPQEPRSPGDNRNPRQCTATPRRRASPWSGCCRRCWTGLDGSHWQRSRPAASACAN from the coding sequence GTGAATCCGTATCAACAGCTTACTGACCTTGACCTGCCGACCCTGCAGGTGTTGGAGGCGGCTCTGGCGCTGGGTGGCGTCGTCACCGAGACTGATGTGTCGACATTGGTTGGCGCCGACGCAGCACCGTACCTGCGACGTGCCAGCGATGCGGGGCTGGCCGCGCGGCTGCGGAGCCGGTACGAGGTGAACGACGTCATGTGCGAGGTCTTCGCCCGTCCGCTGGGTGTGGGCCCGCCGGCTGGGCAGCTCGCCGCGGTGTTGAGCGTCGACGACCTGAAGGTCGTCTCGGGCAACCTGGGGCTGCCGACGAAGGGCCGCAAGGCGGACCTGTTGCGGGCAGTGACGGAGTTCTTCCTCGATAGGGACAACGTGCACGGGCTCGTCAAGCGGATGCCCGCCGCGACGCGGGCGCTGTTGGCGGAGGTTGAACGCGATGGTGGACGGATCCGGCACCACGGCGGCGGCGTCGCGCACCGCAGCCGGTATCCGAGCCGCTATCGCCGGGTACATCCGCTGGACTGGGCCGAGGAGCGCGGGGTGGTGTACCGCGTGACCTGGGAGGACCATCAGCTGGCGGGTCAGGTCGCGCTCGCCTTGCGAGGAGCGGACTACCGGGCCCCGTTCCAGCCACAGGAACCCCGGTCGCCTGGCGACAACCGAAACCCACGGCAGTGCACCGCGACGCCCAGGCGCAGGGCATCGCCGTGGTCGGGCTGTTGTCGGCGCTGCTGGACGGGGCTGGACGGGAGCCACTGGCAACGGTCAAGGCCGGCGGCGTCGGCGTGCGCGAACTGA